A region of Dermochelys coriacea isolate rDerCor1 chromosome 1, rDerCor1.pri.v4, whole genome shotgun sequence DNA encodes the following proteins:
- the IRS2 gene encoding insulin receptor substrate 2 isoform X4, with protein MASPTLLGLLPPLNSPPGPNLNNNNNHQSVRKCGYLRKQKHGHKRFFVLRGPGGSGEEPPAAGGARLEYYENEKKWKNKSGAPKRVIALDSCLNINKRADAKHKYLIALYTKDEYFAVAAENEQEQEGWYRALTDLLNEGKAACQGSPLRHLSSPFSSCSAAGSSLAGGCEDLNYGLLAPASAVYREVWQVTLKPKGLGQSKNLTGVHRLCLSARTIGFVRLNCELPSVTLQLMNIRRCGHSDSFFFMEVGRSAATGPGELWMQADDSVVAQNIHETILGAMKALKELSEFRPRSKSQSSSSSSSGGAGGPGASSTHPITVPGRRHHHLVNLPPSQTGLLRRSRTDSLAAGAGAGAGASAGSKGNPGRVRTASEGDGCRAGSVAGSPMSPGPVRTPLSRSHTLSSGGKSGGRLGPVPPGGGLQNSRSMSMPVSHSPPSATSPISLSSSSGLGSEPPHPQRLSSGSASVSGSPSDPGFMSFDEYGSSPGGDLRPFSTASNRSNTPESIAETPPVRDPGGGADLYGYMAMERPQSGRLCYRPCPASAGDKGPRKRTYSLTTPCRQRAAPPQVSSASLDEYTLMRATLAGSSGRLFPAASPKVTYAPYPEDYGDVEIGSHRSSGGGPNLGPPAGGGGGGGDDGYMPMSPGVAAALGPGSRGGADYMPMSPTSVSAPQQILRPRAGAGGGGSPGNGSGGYKSGESSPDDSGYMRMWGGSRLSVESSDGRLSGGDYINMSPHGPPAASLTPPDFFFAPAAGAGDPPKAAYACSSLPRACPPQQPAKDSDQYVFMSCPGGLVPEQPACGGRPAAPSSHTVPSPLRHGRTESFLSPRALRPSRLALAALRTLLPSTHEHPLPPEPQSPGEYINIDFGEPAAADSPPSLPADSPASSLGSGAGRRRSPLSDYMNIDLGSRAGPVPGGSPESCASRGRPAGLYLQAAVGAACRPSPPDGGDYTDMAFGLAATPPQPIGQKPESARLTSPTAGVKRLPLAGVEAFILSSPPPDPNRGAKVIRADPQGRRRHSSETFSSTTTVTPVSPSFAHNPKRHNSASVENVSLRKSEGLEEEQGSSPMCRETSAGFQNGLNYIAIDVVDGSLANCDRGRRKGRRAMNGDIGGVETSAYASIDFLSHNLKETSAVKE; from the coding sequence atggcgAGCCCCacgctgctggggctgctgcccccCCTGAACTCCCCTCCTGGTCCCAacctcaacaacaacaacaaccaccagaGCGTGCGGAAATGCGGCTACCTGCGCAAGCAGAAGCACGGGCACAAGCGCTTCTTCGTGCTCCGGGGACCCGGCGGCAGCGGGGAGGAGCCGCCGGCGGCGGGGGGCGCCCGGCTGGAGTACTACGAGAACGAGAAGAAATGGAAGAACAAGTCGGGGGCTCCCAAGCGGGTGATCGCGCTGGATTCCTGCCTCAACATCAACAAGCGAGCGGACGCCAAGCACAAGTACCTGATCGCCCTCTACACCAAGGACGAGTACTTCGCCGTGGCGGCCGAGAACgagcaggagcaggagggctGGTACCGGGCCCTCACCGACCTGCTCAACGAGGGCAAAGCCGCCTGCCAGGGTTCCCCGctccgccacctctcctcgccCTTCTCCTCCTGCAGCGCCGCCGGGTCCTCCCTGGCCGGCGGCTGCGAGGACCTCAACTACGGGCTGCTCGCCCCGGCCAGCGCTGTCTACCGGGAGGTCTGGCAGGTGACGCTGAAGCCcaagggcctggggcagagtaaGAACCTGACCGGGGTGCACCGGCTCTGCCTCTCCGCTCGCACCATCGGCTTCGTGCGCCTCAACTGCGAGCTGCCCTCGGTCACGCTGCAGCTGATGAACATCCGCCGCTGCGGCCACTCCGACAGCTTCTTCTTCATGGAGGTGGGCCGGTCGGCGGCCACCGGGCCCGGCGAGCTCTGGATGCAGGCGGACGACTCGGTGGTGGCGCAGAACATCCACGAGACCATCCTGGGGGCCATGAAGGCGCTGAAGGAGCTGTCCGAGTTCCGGCCCCGCAGCAAGAGCCAGTcctcctcgtcctcctcctccgGCGGCGCCGGCGGCCCCGGAGcctcctccacccaccccatcACCGTGCCCGGCCGCCGGCACCACCACCTGGTCAACCTGCCGCCCAGCCAGACCGGCCTGCTGCGCCGCTCCCGCACAGACAGCCtggcggccggggccggggccggggccggggccagcgCCGGCTCCAAGGGCAACCCGGGCCGGGTGCGGACGGCCAGCGAAGGGGATGGCTGCAGAGCGGGCTCGGTCGCCGGCAGCCCCATGAGCCCCGGCCCGGTGCGGACTCCCTTGAGCCGCTCGCACACACTTAGTAGCGGCGGCAAGTCGGGGGGAAGGCTGGGGCCGGTGCCCCCCGGGGGCGGCCTGCAAAATAGTCGCTCCATGTCTATGCCCGTATCTCACTCGCCCCCTTCTGCCACCAGCCCGATCAGCCTCTCCTCCAGCAGCGGGCTGGGCTCCGAGCCCCCCCACCCGCAGCGCCTGTCCAGCGGCAGCGCCTCCGTGTCGGGCTCCCCCAGCGACCCGGGCTTCATGTCCTTCGACGAATACGGCTCCAGCCCGGGCGGCGACCTgcggcccttctccaccgccagCAACCGCAGCAACACGCCCGAGTCCATCGCCGAGACCCCCCCGGTGCGGGACCCCGGGGGCGGCGCGGACCTGTACGGCTACATGGCCATGGAGCGGCCCCAGAGCGGCCGGCTCTGCTACCGGCCCTGCCCGGCCTCGGCGGGGGACAAGGGCCCCCGGAAGCGGACTTACTCGCTGACCACGCCGTGTCGCCAGCGGGCCGCTCCCCCGCAGGTCTCCTCCGCCTCCCTGGACGAGTACACCCTGATGCGGGCCACCTTGGCCGGCAGCTCCGGCCGCCTCTTCCCCGCCGCCTCCCCCAAAGTGACCTACGCCCCCTACCCCGAGGACTACGGGGACGTCGAGATCGGCTCGCACCGCAGCTCCGGCGGCGGCCCCAACCTGGGGCCGCCGGCAGGGGGCGGCGGAGGAGGAGGGGACGACGGCTACATGCCCATGAGCCCCGGGGTGGCCGCGGCGTTGGGGCCGGGCAGCCGGGGCGGCGCCGACTACATGCCCATGAGCCCCACCAGCGTGTCCGCCCCGCAGCAGATCCTGCGGCCCCGGGCcggggcgggcggcggcggctcgCCGGGCAACGGCAGCGGCGGCTACAAGAGCGGGGAGAGCTCCCCGGACGACAGCGGCTACATGCGGATGTGGGGCGGCTCTCGGCTGTCGGTGGAGAGCTCGGACGGGAGGCTGAGCGGCGGGGACTACATCAACATGTCCCCGCACGGGCCGCCCGCCGCCTCGCTCACCCCGCCCGACTTCTTCTTCGCCCCGGCTGCGGGCGCCGGCGACCCGCCCAAGGCCGCCTacgcctgcagctccctgccccgcgcctgccccccccagcagccgGCCAAGGACAGCGACCAGTACGTCTTCATGAGCTGCCCGGGCGGGCTGGTCCCGGAGCAGCCGGCCTGCGGCGgccgccccgccgccccctccaGCCACACGGTGCCTTCCCCGCTGCGGCACGGGCGGACCGAGAGCTTCCTGAGCCCGCGGGCGCTCCGGCCCAGCCGCCTGGCCCTGGCCGCCCTGCGGACGCTGCTGCCCAGCACCCACGAGCACCCGCTGCCGCCCGAGCCGCAGAGCCCCGGCGAGTACATCAACATCGACTTCGGGGAGCCGGCGGCCGCCGACTCGCCGCCCTCGCTGCCGGCCGACAGCCCGGCCTCCTCGCTGGGCTCGGGCGCCGGGCGGAGGCGCTCCCCCCTCTCCGACTACATGAACATCGACCTCGGCTCGCGGGCGGGCCCGGTCCCGGGGGGCTCCCCGGAGTCCTGCGCCAGCCGCGGCCGGCCCGCCGGGCTCTACCTGCAGGCGGCGGTGGGGGCGGCCTGCCGGCCCAGCCCGCCCGACGGGGGCGATTACACCGACATGGCCTTCGGCCTGGCCGCCACCCCGCCCCAGCCCATCGGCCAGAAGCCGGAGAGTGCCCGGCTCACCAGCCCCACGGCCGGGGTGAAGAGACTCCCCCTGGCCGGGGTGGAGGCTTTCATCCTCTCCAGCCCGCCCCCGGACCCCAACCGCGGGGCCAAGGTCATCCGGGCGGATCCCCAGGGGCGCCGGCGGCACAGCTCGGAGActttctcctccaccaccactGTGACCCCCGTGTCCCCTTCCTTTGCGCATAACCCCAAACGGCACAACTCGGCCTCGGTGGAGAACGTGTCCCTCAGGAAAAGCGAAGgcctggaggaggagcagggcagcagccccatgtgccggGAGACCTCCGCCGGCTTCCAGAACGGCCTCAACTACATCGCCATAGACGTGGTGGATGGGAGCCTGGCAAACTGCGACAGAGGCAGGCGCAAAGGCAGGCGCGCCATGAATGGGGACATCGGTGGCGTGGAGACCAGCGCCTATGCCAGCATAGACTTCCTGTCCCACAACCTGAAAGAAACAAGTGCTGTGAAAG
- the IRS2 gene encoding insulin receptor substrate 2 isoform X3, protein MASPTLLGLLPPLNSPPGPNLNNNNNHQSVRKCGYLRKQKHGHKRFFVLRGPGGSGEEPPAAGGARLEYYENEKKWKNKSGAPKRVIALDSCLNINKRADAKHKYLIALYTKDEYFAVAAENEQEQEGWYRALTDLLNEGKAACQGSPLRHLSSPFSSCSAAGSSLAGGCEDLNYGLLAPASAVYREVWQVTLKPKGLGQSKNLTGVHRLCLSARTIGFVRLNCELPSVTLQLMNIRRCGHSDSFFFMEVGRSAATGPGELWMQADDSVVAQNIHETILGAMKALKELSEFRPRSKSQSSSSSSSGGAGGPGASSTHPITVPGRRHHHLVNLPPSQTGLLRRSRTDSLAAGAGAGAGASAGSKGNPGRVRTASEGDGCRAGSVAGSPMSPGPVRTPLSRSHTLSSGGKSGGRLGPVPPGGGLQNSRSMSMPVSHSPPSATSPISLSSSSGLGSEPPHPQRLSSGSASVSGSPSDPGFMSFDEYGSSPGGDLRPFSTASNRSNTPESIAETPPVRDPGGGADLYGYMAMERPQSGRLCYRPCPASAGDKGPRKRTYSLTTPCRQRAAPPQVSSASLDEYTLMRATLAGSSGRLFPAASPKVTYAPYPEDYGDVEIGSHRSSGGGPNLGPPAGGGGGGGDDGYMPMSPGVAAALGPGSRGGADYMPMSPTSVSAPQQILRPRAGAGGGGSPGNGSGGYKSGESSPDDSGYMRMWGGSRLSVESSDGRLSGGDYINMSPHGPPAASLTPPDFFFAPAAGAGDPPKAAYACSSLPRACPPQQPAKDSDQYVFMSCPGGLVPEQPACGGRPAAPSSHTVPSPLRHGRTESFLSPRALRPSRLALAALRTLLPSTHEHPLPPEPQSPGEYINIDFGEPAAADSPPSLPADSPASSLGSGAGRRRSPLSDYMNIDLGSRAGPVPGGSPESCASRGRPAGLYLQAAVGAACRPSPPDGGDYTDMAFGLAATPPQPIGQKPESARLTSPTAGVKRLPLAGVEAFILSSPPPDPNRGAKVIRADPQGRRRHSSETFSSTTTVTPVSPSFAHNPKRHNSASVENVSLRKSEGLEEEQGSSPMCRETSAGFQNGLNYIAIDVVDGSLANCDRGRRKGRRAMNGDIGGVETSAYASIDFLSHNLKETSAVKGSAERWKR, encoded by the exons atggcgAGCCCCacgctgctggggctgctgcccccCCTGAACTCCCCTCCTGGTCCCAacctcaacaacaacaacaaccaccagaGCGTGCGGAAATGCGGCTACCTGCGCAAGCAGAAGCACGGGCACAAGCGCTTCTTCGTGCTCCGGGGACCCGGCGGCAGCGGGGAGGAGCCGCCGGCGGCGGGGGGCGCCCGGCTGGAGTACTACGAGAACGAGAAGAAATGGAAGAACAAGTCGGGGGCTCCCAAGCGGGTGATCGCGCTGGATTCCTGCCTCAACATCAACAAGCGAGCGGACGCCAAGCACAAGTACCTGATCGCCCTCTACACCAAGGACGAGTACTTCGCCGTGGCGGCCGAGAACgagcaggagcaggagggctGGTACCGGGCCCTCACCGACCTGCTCAACGAGGGCAAAGCCGCCTGCCAGGGTTCCCCGctccgccacctctcctcgccCTTCTCCTCCTGCAGCGCCGCCGGGTCCTCCCTGGCCGGCGGCTGCGAGGACCTCAACTACGGGCTGCTCGCCCCGGCCAGCGCTGTCTACCGGGAGGTCTGGCAGGTGACGCTGAAGCCcaagggcctggggcagagtaaGAACCTGACCGGGGTGCACCGGCTCTGCCTCTCCGCTCGCACCATCGGCTTCGTGCGCCTCAACTGCGAGCTGCCCTCGGTCACGCTGCAGCTGATGAACATCCGCCGCTGCGGCCACTCCGACAGCTTCTTCTTCATGGAGGTGGGCCGGTCGGCGGCCACCGGGCCCGGCGAGCTCTGGATGCAGGCGGACGACTCGGTGGTGGCGCAGAACATCCACGAGACCATCCTGGGGGCCATGAAGGCGCTGAAGGAGCTGTCCGAGTTCCGGCCCCGCAGCAAGAGCCAGTcctcctcgtcctcctcctccgGCGGCGCCGGCGGCCCCGGAGcctcctccacccaccccatcACCGTGCCCGGCCGCCGGCACCACCACCTGGTCAACCTGCCGCCCAGCCAGACCGGCCTGCTGCGCCGCTCCCGCACAGACAGCCtggcggccggggccggggccggggccggggccagcgCCGGCTCCAAGGGCAACCCGGGCCGGGTGCGGACGGCCAGCGAAGGGGATGGCTGCAGAGCGGGCTCGGTCGCCGGCAGCCCCATGAGCCCCGGCCCGGTGCGGACTCCCTTGAGCCGCTCGCACACACTTAGTAGCGGCGGCAAGTCGGGGGGAAGGCTGGGGCCGGTGCCCCCCGGGGGCGGCCTGCAAAATAGTCGCTCCATGTCTATGCCCGTATCTCACTCGCCCCCTTCTGCCACCAGCCCGATCAGCCTCTCCTCCAGCAGCGGGCTGGGCTCCGAGCCCCCCCACCCGCAGCGCCTGTCCAGCGGCAGCGCCTCCGTGTCGGGCTCCCCCAGCGACCCGGGCTTCATGTCCTTCGACGAATACGGCTCCAGCCCGGGCGGCGACCTgcggcccttctccaccgccagCAACCGCAGCAACACGCCCGAGTCCATCGCCGAGACCCCCCCGGTGCGGGACCCCGGGGGCGGCGCGGACCTGTACGGCTACATGGCCATGGAGCGGCCCCAGAGCGGCCGGCTCTGCTACCGGCCCTGCCCGGCCTCGGCGGGGGACAAGGGCCCCCGGAAGCGGACTTACTCGCTGACCACGCCGTGTCGCCAGCGGGCCGCTCCCCCGCAGGTCTCCTCCGCCTCCCTGGACGAGTACACCCTGATGCGGGCCACCTTGGCCGGCAGCTCCGGCCGCCTCTTCCCCGCCGCCTCCCCCAAAGTGACCTACGCCCCCTACCCCGAGGACTACGGGGACGTCGAGATCGGCTCGCACCGCAGCTCCGGCGGCGGCCCCAACCTGGGGCCGCCGGCAGGGGGCGGCGGAGGAGGAGGGGACGACGGCTACATGCCCATGAGCCCCGGGGTGGCCGCGGCGTTGGGGCCGGGCAGCCGGGGCGGCGCCGACTACATGCCCATGAGCCCCACCAGCGTGTCCGCCCCGCAGCAGATCCTGCGGCCCCGGGCcggggcgggcggcggcggctcgCCGGGCAACGGCAGCGGCGGCTACAAGAGCGGGGAGAGCTCCCCGGACGACAGCGGCTACATGCGGATGTGGGGCGGCTCTCGGCTGTCGGTGGAGAGCTCGGACGGGAGGCTGAGCGGCGGGGACTACATCAACATGTCCCCGCACGGGCCGCCCGCCGCCTCGCTCACCCCGCCCGACTTCTTCTTCGCCCCGGCTGCGGGCGCCGGCGACCCGCCCAAGGCCGCCTacgcctgcagctccctgccccgcgcctgccccccccagcagccgGCCAAGGACAGCGACCAGTACGTCTTCATGAGCTGCCCGGGCGGGCTGGTCCCGGAGCAGCCGGCCTGCGGCGgccgccccgccgccccctccaGCCACACGGTGCCTTCCCCGCTGCGGCACGGGCGGACCGAGAGCTTCCTGAGCCCGCGGGCGCTCCGGCCCAGCCGCCTGGCCCTGGCCGCCCTGCGGACGCTGCTGCCCAGCACCCACGAGCACCCGCTGCCGCCCGAGCCGCAGAGCCCCGGCGAGTACATCAACATCGACTTCGGGGAGCCGGCGGCCGCCGACTCGCCGCCCTCGCTGCCGGCCGACAGCCCGGCCTCCTCGCTGGGCTCGGGCGCCGGGCGGAGGCGCTCCCCCCTCTCCGACTACATGAACATCGACCTCGGCTCGCGGGCGGGCCCGGTCCCGGGGGGCTCCCCGGAGTCCTGCGCCAGCCGCGGCCGGCCCGCCGGGCTCTACCTGCAGGCGGCGGTGGGGGCGGCCTGCCGGCCCAGCCCGCCCGACGGGGGCGATTACACCGACATGGCCTTCGGCCTGGCCGCCACCCCGCCCCAGCCCATCGGCCAGAAGCCGGAGAGTGCCCGGCTCACCAGCCCCACGGCCGGGGTGAAGAGACTCCCCCTGGCCGGGGTGGAGGCTTTCATCCTCTCCAGCCCGCCCCCGGACCCCAACCGCGGGGCCAAGGTCATCCGGGCGGATCCCCAGGGGCGCCGGCGGCACAGCTCGGAGActttctcctccaccaccactGTGACCCCCGTGTCCCCTTCCTTTGCGCATAACCCCAAACGGCACAACTCGGCCTCGGTGGAGAACGTGTCCCTCAGGAAAAGCGAAGgcctggaggaggagcagggcagcagccccatgtgccggGAGACCTCCGCCGGCTTCCAGAACGGCCTCAACTACATCGCCATAGACGTGGTGGATGGGAGCCTGGCAAACTGCGACAGAGGCAGGCGCAAAGGCAGGCGCGCCATGAATGGGGACATCGGTGGCGTGGAGACCAGCGCCTATGCCAGCATAGACTTCCTGTCCCACAACCTGAAAGAAACAAGTGCTGTGAAAG GAAGTGCAGAAAGGTGGAAGAGATGA
- the IRS2 gene encoding insulin receptor substrate 2 isoform X1, with translation MASPTLLGLLPPLNSPPGPNLNNNNNHQSVRKCGYLRKQKHGHKRFFVLRGPGGSGEEPPAAGGARLEYYENEKKWKNKSGAPKRVIALDSCLNINKRADAKHKYLIALYTKDEYFAVAAENEQEQEGWYRALTDLLNEGKAACQGSPLRHLSSPFSSCSAAGSSLAGGCEDLNYGLLAPASAVYREVWQVTLKPKGLGQSKNLTGVHRLCLSARTIGFVRLNCELPSVTLQLMNIRRCGHSDSFFFMEVGRSAATGPGELWMQADDSVVAQNIHETILGAMKALKELSEFRPRSKSQSSSSSSSGGAGGPGASSTHPITVPGRRHHHLVNLPPSQTGLLRRSRTDSLAAGAGAGAGASAGSKGNPGRVRTASEGDGCRAGSVAGSPMSPGPVRTPLSRSHTLSSGGKSGGRLGPVPPGGGLQNSRSMSMPVSHSPPSATSPISLSSSSGLGSEPPHPQRLSSGSASVSGSPSDPGFMSFDEYGSSPGGDLRPFSTASNRSNTPESIAETPPVRDPGGGADLYGYMAMERPQSGRLCYRPCPASAGDKGPRKRTYSLTTPCRQRAAPPQVSSASLDEYTLMRATLAGSSGRLFPAASPKVTYAPYPEDYGDVEIGSHRSSGGGPNLGPPAGGGGGGGDDGYMPMSPGVAAALGPGSRGGADYMPMSPTSVSAPQQILRPRAGAGGGGSPGNGSGGYKSGESSPDDSGYMRMWGGSRLSVESSDGRLSGGDYINMSPHGPPAASLTPPDFFFAPAAGAGDPPKAAYACSSLPRACPPQQPAKDSDQYVFMSCPGGLVPEQPACGGRPAAPSSHTVPSPLRHGRTESFLSPRALRPSRLALAALRTLLPSTHEHPLPPEPQSPGEYINIDFGEPAAADSPPSLPADSPASSLGSGAGRRRSPLSDYMNIDLGSRAGPVPGGSPESCASRGRPAGLYLQAAVGAACRPSPPDGGDYTDMAFGLAATPPQPIGQKPESARLTSPTAGVKRLPLAGVEAFILSSPPPDPNRGAKVIRADPQGRRRHSSETFSSTTTVTPVSPSFAHNPKRHNSASVENVSLRKSEGLEEEQGSSPMCRETSAGFQNGLNYIAIDVVDGSLANCDRGRRKGRRAMNGDIGGVETSAYASIDFLSHNLKETSAVKVTDVALVCSAWNSDSFHCPSRYFLC, from the exons atggcgAGCCCCacgctgctggggctgctgcccccCCTGAACTCCCCTCCTGGTCCCAacctcaacaacaacaacaaccaccagaGCGTGCGGAAATGCGGCTACCTGCGCAAGCAGAAGCACGGGCACAAGCGCTTCTTCGTGCTCCGGGGACCCGGCGGCAGCGGGGAGGAGCCGCCGGCGGCGGGGGGCGCCCGGCTGGAGTACTACGAGAACGAGAAGAAATGGAAGAACAAGTCGGGGGCTCCCAAGCGGGTGATCGCGCTGGATTCCTGCCTCAACATCAACAAGCGAGCGGACGCCAAGCACAAGTACCTGATCGCCCTCTACACCAAGGACGAGTACTTCGCCGTGGCGGCCGAGAACgagcaggagcaggagggctGGTACCGGGCCCTCACCGACCTGCTCAACGAGGGCAAAGCCGCCTGCCAGGGTTCCCCGctccgccacctctcctcgccCTTCTCCTCCTGCAGCGCCGCCGGGTCCTCCCTGGCCGGCGGCTGCGAGGACCTCAACTACGGGCTGCTCGCCCCGGCCAGCGCTGTCTACCGGGAGGTCTGGCAGGTGACGCTGAAGCCcaagggcctggggcagagtaaGAACCTGACCGGGGTGCACCGGCTCTGCCTCTCCGCTCGCACCATCGGCTTCGTGCGCCTCAACTGCGAGCTGCCCTCGGTCACGCTGCAGCTGATGAACATCCGCCGCTGCGGCCACTCCGACAGCTTCTTCTTCATGGAGGTGGGCCGGTCGGCGGCCACCGGGCCCGGCGAGCTCTGGATGCAGGCGGACGACTCGGTGGTGGCGCAGAACATCCACGAGACCATCCTGGGGGCCATGAAGGCGCTGAAGGAGCTGTCCGAGTTCCGGCCCCGCAGCAAGAGCCAGTcctcctcgtcctcctcctccgGCGGCGCCGGCGGCCCCGGAGcctcctccacccaccccatcACCGTGCCCGGCCGCCGGCACCACCACCTGGTCAACCTGCCGCCCAGCCAGACCGGCCTGCTGCGCCGCTCCCGCACAGACAGCCtggcggccggggccggggccggggccggggccagcgCCGGCTCCAAGGGCAACCCGGGCCGGGTGCGGACGGCCAGCGAAGGGGATGGCTGCAGAGCGGGCTCGGTCGCCGGCAGCCCCATGAGCCCCGGCCCGGTGCGGACTCCCTTGAGCCGCTCGCACACACTTAGTAGCGGCGGCAAGTCGGGGGGAAGGCTGGGGCCGGTGCCCCCCGGGGGCGGCCTGCAAAATAGTCGCTCCATGTCTATGCCCGTATCTCACTCGCCCCCTTCTGCCACCAGCCCGATCAGCCTCTCCTCCAGCAGCGGGCTGGGCTCCGAGCCCCCCCACCCGCAGCGCCTGTCCAGCGGCAGCGCCTCCGTGTCGGGCTCCCCCAGCGACCCGGGCTTCATGTCCTTCGACGAATACGGCTCCAGCCCGGGCGGCGACCTgcggcccttctccaccgccagCAACCGCAGCAACACGCCCGAGTCCATCGCCGAGACCCCCCCGGTGCGGGACCCCGGGGGCGGCGCGGACCTGTACGGCTACATGGCCATGGAGCGGCCCCAGAGCGGCCGGCTCTGCTACCGGCCCTGCCCGGCCTCGGCGGGGGACAAGGGCCCCCGGAAGCGGACTTACTCGCTGACCACGCCGTGTCGCCAGCGGGCCGCTCCCCCGCAGGTCTCCTCCGCCTCCCTGGACGAGTACACCCTGATGCGGGCCACCTTGGCCGGCAGCTCCGGCCGCCTCTTCCCCGCCGCCTCCCCCAAAGTGACCTACGCCCCCTACCCCGAGGACTACGGGGACGTCGAGATCGGCTCGCACCGCAGCTCCGGCGGCGGCCCCAACCTGGGGCCGCCGGCAGGGGGCGGCGGAGGAGGAGGGGACGACGGCTACATGCCCATGAGCCCCGGGGTGGCCGCGGCGTTGGGGCCGGGCAGCCGGGGCGGCGCCGACTACATGCCCATGAGCCCCACCAGCGTGTCCGCCCCGCAGCAGATCCTGCGGCCCCGGGCcggggcgggcggcggcggctcgCCGGGCAACGGCAGCGGCGGCTACAAGAGCGGGGAGAGCTCCCCGGACGACAGCGGCTACATGCGGATGTGGGGCGGCTCTCGGCTGTCGGTGGAGAGCTCGGACGGGAGGCTGAGCGGCGGGGACTACATCAACATGTCCCCGCACGGGCCGCCCGCCGCCTCGCTCACCCCGCCCGACTTCTTCTTCGCCCCGGCTGCGGGCGCCGGCGACCCGCCCAAGGCCGCCTacgcctgcagctccctgccccgcgcctgccccccccagcagccgGCCAAGGACAGCGACCAGTACGTCTTCATGAGCTGCCCGGGCGGGCTGGTCCCGGAGCAGCCGGCCTGCGGCGgccgccccgccgccccctccaGCCACACGGTGCCTTCCCCGCTGCGGCACGGGCGGACCGAGAGCTTCCTGAGCCCGCGGGCGCTCCGGCCCAGCCGCCTGGCCCTGGCCGCCCTGCGGACGCTGCTGCCCAGCACCCACGAGCACCCGCTGCCGCCCGAGCCGCAGAGCCCCGGCGAGTACATCAACATCGACTTCGGGGAGCCGGCGGCCGCCGACTCGCCGCCCTCGCTGCCGGCCGACAGCCCGGCCTCCTCGCTGGGCTCGGGCGCCGGGCGGAGGCGCTCCCCCCTCTCCGACTACATGAACATCGACCTCGGCTCGCGGGCGGGCCCGGTCCCGGGGGGCTCCCCGGAGTCCTGCGCCAGCCGCGGCCGGCCCGCCGGGCTCTACCTGCAGGCGGCGGTGGGGGCGGCCTGCCGGCCCAGCCCGCCCGACGGGGGCGATTACACCGACATGGCCTTCGGCCTGGCCGCCACCCCGCCCCAGCCCATCGGCCAGAAGCCGGAGAGTGCCCGGCTCACCAGCCCCACGGCCGGGGTGAAGAGACTCCCCCTGGCCGGGGTGGAGGCTTTCATCCTCTCCAGCCCGCCCCCGGACCCCAACCGCGGGGCCAAGGTCATCCGGGCGGATCCCCAGGGGCGCCGGCGGCACAGCTCGGAGActttctcctccaccaccactGTGACCCCCGTGTCCCCTTCCTTTGCGCATAACCCCAAACGGCACAACTCGGCCTCGGTGGAGAACGTGTCCCTCAGGAAAAGCGAAGgcctggaggaggagcagggcagcagccccatgtgccggGAGACCTCCGCCGGCTTCCAGAACGGCCTCAACTACATCGCCATAGACGTGGTGGATGGGAGCCTGGCAAACTGCGACAGAGGCAGGCGCAAAGGCAGGCGCGCCATGAATGGGGACATCGGTGGCGTGGAGACCAGCGCCTATGCCAGCATAGACTTCCTGTCCCACAACCTGAAAGAAACAAGTGCTGTGAAAG ttacaGATGTTGCACTAGTATGTTCTGCTTGGAATTCAGATAGTTTTCACTGTCCTTCAAGATATTTTCTGTgttag